The following coding sequences are from one Paenibacillus tundrae window:
- the tpiA gene encoding triose-phosphate isomerase, protein MRTPIIAGNWKMFKTVSESNDFIQEVKGKAEVEGVETVICAPFTNLPTLVEAVKGTNIKIGAQNLHFEDNGAFTGEISGVMLKDLGVEYVIIGHSERRQYFAETDETVNKKLHAAFRHGLTPIFCLGETLEEREADKTKDVCKVQTVAAFEGLSAEQAAQVVIAYEPIWAIGTGKSSTSQDANEVIAYIRTLVKDLYNEQVADAVRIQYGGSVKPENVTEYLGQSDIDGALVGGASLQPASFIALVEGAK, encoded by the coding sequence ATGAGAACACCGATTATCGCAGGTAACTGGAAAATGTTCAAAACTGTTTCCGAATCCAATGACTTCATTCAGGAAGTTAAAGGAAAAGCGGAAGTGGAAGGCGTGGAAACTGTAATCTGCGCACCTTTTACGAATCTCCCAACACTGGTAGAAGCAGTTAAAGGCACAAACATCAAAATTGGTGCCCAAAATCTTCACTTTGAAGATAATGGTGCATTCACAGGTGAAATCAGCGGCGTTATGCTGAAAGACCTGGGTGTGGAGTATGTAATCATTGGTCACTCAGAGCGCCGCCAATATTTTGCGGAAACCGATGAGACTGTCAATAAAAAACTGCATGCTGCATTCCGTCATGGATTGACTCCAATCTTCTGCCTCGGTGAAACACTTGAAGAGCGTGAAGCTGACAAAACTAAAGACGTATGCAAAGTGCAAACGGTAGCTGCTTTTGAAGGTCTGTCCGCAGAGCAAGCAGCACAAGTTGTTATTGCTTATGAGCCAATCTGGGCGATTGGAACAGGCAAATCTTCCACTTCCCAAGATGCGAATGAAGTTATTGCTTACATCCGTACATTGGTGAAAGATTTGTACAATGAGCAGGTTGCTGATGCAGTTCGTATTCAATACGGCGGCAGCGTTAAACCTGAGAACGTAACTGAATACCTCGGACAAAGCGACATCGACGGCGCACTTGTTGGCGGTGCTAGCTTGCAGCCAGCTTCGTTCATCGCGCTTGTTGAGGGGGCGAAGTAA
- the gpmI gene encoding 2,3-bisphosphoglycerate-independent phosphoglycerate mutase, with protein MTAPKPVALIIMDGFGLRNTVEGNAVAQAKKPNYDRFMSQFPHTTLTACGEAVGLPEGQMGNSEVGHLNIGAGRIVYQDLTRISKSIRDGEFFDNETLVKAVREAKQNGKKLHLYGLLSDGGVHSHIDHLFAMLDLAKKEEMNDVYIHAFMDGRDVMPDSGKDFMQKLIAKIKEVGVGQIATVQGRYYAMDRDKRWERVEKSYRAIVYGDGPKYTDPLKAVEESYEKSVFDEFVEPTVIVKADGEPVGLVESGDSVIFLNFRPDRAIQLSQVFTNQDFRGFDRGPKFPEGLHFVCLTLFSETVEGYVAYSPKNLDNTLGEVLVQNNKKQLRIAETEKYPHVTFFFSGGRDVELPGETRVLINSPKVATYDLQPEMSAYEVADACVREIEADKHDAIILNFANPDMVGHSGMLEPTIKAVEVTDECMGRVVDAVLAKGGVVLITADHGNADMVFDEQGRPFTAHTTNPVPFIVTDPNVTLREGGILADIAPTILDLMQLPKPEEMTGTSVIATRK; from the coding sequence ATGACAGCTCCAAAACCTGTAGCACTGATCATCATGGATGGCTTCGGTCTTCGTAATACGGTGGAAGGCAACGCGGTAGCGCAAGCCAAAAAGCCGAATTATGACCGTTTTATGAGCCAATTCCCACACACAACACTCACTGCTTGCGGTGAGGCTGTAGGTTTGCCAGAAGGGCAAATGGGGAACTCTGAGGTTGGTCACCTTAACATTGGTGCTGGCCGGATCGTTTACCAGGATTTGACCCGTATCTCCAAATCGATTCGCGATGGTGAGTTTTTCGATAACGAAACGCTCGTCAAAGCTGTACGTGAAGCGAAACAAAACGGTAAAAAGCTTCATCTCTACGGCTTGTTGTCTGATGGTGGCGTACATAGTCACATCGACCACTTGTTCGCTATGCTGGATCTAGCCAAAAAAGAAGAAATGAATGATGTGTATATTCATGCCTTCATGGATGGCCGTGATGTTATGCCGGACAGTGGTAAAGACTTCATGCAAAAACTGATCGCTAAAATTAAAGAGGTTGGTGTAGGACAGATCGCTACGGTACAAGGTCGTTATTACGCGATGGACCGTGACAAACGTTGGGAGCGAGTTGAGAAATCATACCGCGCTATCGTTTATGGAGATGGCCCTAAATACACTGATCCACTCAAAGCGGTTGAAGAATCGTATGAGAAATCTGTATTTGATGAATTCGTTGAACCAACGGTTATCGTCAAAGCAGATGGTGAGCCGGTAGGTTTGGTAGAAAGCGGCGATTCCGTTATCTTCCTTAACTTCCGTCCTGACCGTGCAATCCAGTTGTCGCAAGTATTCACGAACCAAGACTTCCGCGGTTTCGATCGTGGACCGAAGTTCCCAGAAGGCTTGCACTTTGTGTGCCTGACTCTATTCAGTGAGACGGTTGAAGGTTATGTGGCGTACTCGCCGAAGAACCTCGACAATACACTGGGTGAGGTTCTGGTACAGAACAACAAAAAACAACTGCGTATTGCAGAAACAGAGAAATACCCGCACGTAACGTTCTTCTTCAGCGGCGGCCGTGATGTTGAGCTTCCAGGCGAAACTCGCGTATTGATTAACTCACCAAAAGTTGCAACATATGATTTGCAACCAGAGATGAGCGCTTATGAAGTGGCAGACGCATGTGTACGCGAGATTGAAGCAGACAAACACGATGCAATCATTCTGAACTTCGCTAACCCTGATATGGTTGGACACTCCGGGATGCTGGAGCCAACAATTAAAGCGGTTGAAGTAACAGACGAGTGCATGGGACGTGTTGTAGACGCGGTTCTCGCAAAAGGCGGCGTTGTGCTGATTACTGCGGATCATGGTAACGCGGATATGGTATTCGATGAGCAAGGACGTCCGTTCACTGCACATACAACGAACCCAGTTCCATTTATCGTTACTGACCCTAATGTAACATTGCGTGAAGGTGGAATTTTGGCTGATATCGCGCCAACGATTCTTGACCTGATGCAATTGCCAAAACCGGAAGAAATGACAGGAACATCTGTCATCGCTACCCGTAAATAA